A single Dasypus novemcinctus isolate mDasNov1 chromosome 4, mDasNov1.1.hap2, whole genome shotgun sequence DNA region contains:
- the LOC101445914 gene encoding large ribosomal subunit protein uL23-like has product MVPIEKKEAYGSSKTEAQTKALKAKKAVQKRYPKPHTHTKTHTLPIFWGPKTLHLQRQPKYPQKSTPRRYKFACFAIIKFPLTTESAIKIKDNNILVFIVDVCDGLLGR; this is encoded by the coding sequence ATGGTGCcaatagagaaaaaggaagcctATGGCTCTTCCAAAACTGAAGCCCAAACAAAAGCTTTGAAGGCCAAGAAAGCAGTACAAAAAAGGTATCcaaagccacacacacacacaaagactcaCACATTACCCATATTCTGGGGACCCAAGACACTGCATCTCCAAAGACAGCCCAAATATCCTCAGAAGAGTACCCCCAGGAGATACAAGTTTGCCTGTTTTGCCATCATCAAGTTTCCTCTGACCACTGAGTCAGCCATAAAGATCAAAGACAATAACATTCTTGTATTCATTGTGGATgtctgcgacggtttgctcggtcggtag